A single window of Candidatus Binatia bacterium DNA harbors:
- the trxA gene encoding thioredoxin: MSNVREVSDATFEAEVLQSDTPVLVDFWAPWCGPCRAIAPVVEELANEYAGKLKVVKINVDDNQATPSRYGVRGIPNLIVFKGGQVHEQIVGAVPKSRLAQAVQSVVA, from the coding sequence ATGTCGAACGTACGAGAAGTCAGCGACGCGACCTTCGAAGCCGAGGTGTTGCAGTCCGACACACCGGTGCTCGTCGACTTCTGGGCTCCGTGGTGCGGACCCTGCCGCGCCATCGCGCCGGTGGTCGAGGAGCTGGCCAACGAGTACGCCGGCAAGCTCAAGGTCGTGAAGATCAACGTCGACGACAACCAGGCGACGCCGAGCCGCTACGGCGTGCGCGGCATCCCCAACCTGATCGTCTTCAAGGGCGGGCAGGTGCACGAGCAGATCGTTGGCGCGGTGCCGAAGAGCCGGCTCGCGCAGGCGGT
- a CDS encoding DUF6285 domain-containing protein: MQDRPTIDELLSAVRRFLADEVVPATEGRLQFLARVAANAVDLVRRELASETAHAEREWRGLDGLLGAEPMPRGRDELAAAVRRRNEALCEKIRAGAYDADGPERTALLAHLRTVVHDKLEVTNRAYLEADARRG, from the coding sequence ATGCAGGACCGGCCGACGATCGACGAGCTGCTCTCCGCGGTGCGACGCTTCCTCGCCGACGAGGTCGTTCCGGCGACCGAGGGCCGGCTGCAGTTCCTCGCGCGCGTCGCGGCCAACGCCGTCGATCTCGTGCGGCGCGAGCTCGCGAGCGAGACGGCGCACGCCGAGCGCGAGTGGCGCGGGCTCGACGGTCTCCTCGGCGCGGAGCCCATGCCGCGCGGGCGCGACGAGCTCGCCGCCGCCGTGCGGCGTCGCAACGAGGCGCTCTGCGAGAAGATCCGCGCCGGGGCGTACGACGCCGACGGCCCCGAGCGCACGGCTCTGCTCGCGCACCTGCGCACCGTCGTGCACGACAAGCTCGAGGTCACCAACCGCGCCTACCTCGAGGCCGACGCGAGGCGCGGGTGA
- a CDS encoding phosphotransferase family protein gives MNPADITAAVAPLLERETGAQVSLSGMRSMTGGAAREAWAVDATLSRAGQPDEHLPLVVLVFRPGSGFRAFSAHDELRLLQATHAAGAPVPRALVSGEAGGRSFYVMERLQGETIGRRLVRDERWARARAVLPEQLARALAAIHRVPVGEGQLEFLPRPAPGVPVATSELDRLEQLYRQITVEPHPAFEIALRWLRTHQPPPGDVTLVHGDFRIGNVMVGEDGLRAVLDWELAHVGDPLEDLGWLCVRSWRFGADHLPLGGIGTREQLFEAYAKASGRAVDPQAVRFWEIYGNLRWGVFTLVQARGFLDGIVPSVELASIGRRTAETEWELLNLIEGRAF, from the coding sequence ATGAATCCCGCCGACATCACCGCCGCGGTGGCACCGCTGCTCGAGCGCGAGACGGGCGCGCAGGTTTCGCTGAGCGGCATGCGCTCGATGACAGGTGGTGCCGCACGCGAGGCCTGGGCGGTCGACGCGACGCTCTCGCGCGCGGGCCAGCCCGACGAGCACCTGCCGCTGGTCGTGCTCGTGTTCCGGCCGGGCAGCGGGTTTCGCGCCTTCTCGGCGCACGACGAGCTGCGCTTGCTGCAGGCGACGCACGCGGCCGGCGCGCCGGTGCCGCGCGCGCTCGTTTCGGGCGAGGCCGGCGGACGCTCGTTCTACGTGATGGAGCGTCTGCAGGGCGAGACCATCGGCCGGCGTCTGGTGCGCGACGAGCGCTGGGCTCGGGCGCGCGCGGTGCTGCCGGAGCAGCTCGCGCGCGCGCTCGCCGCGATCCACCGCGTGCCGGTCGGCGAGGGGCAGCTCGAGTTCCTGCCCCGTCCCGCGCCCGGCGTGCCCGTCGCGACGAGCGAGCTCGACCGTCTCGAGCAGCTCTACCGGCAGATCACCGTCGAGCCGCACCCGGCGTTCGAGATCGCGCTGCGCTGGCTGCGCACGCACCAGCCGCCGCCGGGCGACGTGACCCTCGTGCACGGCGACTTCCGCATCGGCAACGTGATGGTCGGCGAGGACGGGCTGCGCGCGGTGCTCGACTGGGAGCTCGCGCACGTCGGCGACCCGCTCGAGGACCTCGGCTGGCTGTGCGTGCGCTCGTGGCGCTTCGGCGCCGACCACCTGCCGCTCGGCGGCATCGGCACGCGCGAGCAGCTCTTCGAGGCGTACGCGAAGGCGAGCGGGCGCGCGGTCGATCCGCAGGCGGTGCGCTTCTGGGAGATCTACGGCAACCTGCGCTGGGGCGTCTTCACGCTGGTCCAGGCGCGCGGCTTTCTCGACGGCATCGTGCCGAGCGTCGAGCTCGCGAGCATCGGACGGCGCACCGCCGAGACCGAGTGGGAGCTCCTCAACCTGATCGAGGGGAGGGCCTTCTGA